The sequence TCGAAGTATCTTCGTCTTCGTGGATTGGATGTTGACTTGAAACTTTTAGTCGATAAAGCTGCAATCTGCGCTTTGGCAGAGGGTCTCAAAGGCACCGACAAACCCCTTCTTATCACTTCTGGCCTCCCCTTCGGTACCCCCTTCGCTACAGAACTCGACCCCCCCACTTTCGGTCCCCGAGCGGAAGCCGAACGGATCTTTCTCGAGTATACTTCCCAACAGGTGCGAACGGGCATCGTCCGTCTGTCCAACGTTCATGGTGACAACGACAGAGCCTTTGTTCCGCACGTCATCGGCCAATCCCGTAAGAATGGAGTGGCGGCTTATGTAGGGGAAGGCAAGACCCATTGGGCGGCGGTGCATGTGAAGGATGTGGCGCAGGTGTACAAGTTGGCAATTGAGAGTAAGACACTAAAAGGTGGAGAAGTCCTGCATGCGGTACATGATGAAGGAGTCGAGTTCAAAAAGTTGATAGAGCTCATTGCGAGCAAGCTTGGTGTCGAAACAAAGAGTATTGCGCCAGAAGAGGCTTCGGTTTTCTATACTTACCTCGGTCGTTTTGTTCAAGCGGATATTACTGGCACGAGTAATTTGACGAGAGAGCGGCTGGGCTGGGAACCCAAGGAACAGACATTGTTGGAGGATCTGGAGACTAGTGAAACGTACTTTGCGATTGGTGGTTATAGTAAGTATTAATAACAAGTTTACAGTTTTGCCTTTTCTTAAAGGATAGTATTAGTAAGAAAAAAGGGATCGCATTTTGCCACCAAATATAGCAATTACTCT comes from Cryptococcus gattii WM276 chromosome G, complete sequence and encodes:
- a CDS encoding Hypothetical protein (Similar to TIGR gene model, INSD accession AAW44469.1~Duplicated and diverged from the downstream gene CGB_G6070W; CNG00630), giving the protein MKVFVTGATGYVGTHLTPILLSAGHDLSALARSDVAVEKIEKQGITVVRGSLEDVDILTKAASEADAVIHLAYIHDFEAYGGKPAQVDKAAICALAEGLKGTDKPLLITSGLPFGTPFATELDPPTFGPRAEAERIFLEYTSQQVRTGIVRLSNVHGDNDRAFVPHVIGQSRKNGVAAYVGEGKTHWAAVHVKDVAQVYKLAIESKTLKGGEVLHAVHDEGVEFKKLIELIASKLGVETKSIAPEEASVFYTYLGRFVQADITGTSNLTRERLGWEPKEQTLLEDLETSETYFAIGGYSKY